In Roseomonas fluvialis, one genomic interval encodes:
- a CDS encoding (2Fe-2S)-binding protein: protein MWVIRDTLGMTGTKYGCGIAQCGACTVLVDGQATRSCVTQADSVVGARITTIEAIEQDPVGRRVVEAWVGQQVPQCGYCQSGQVMAATALLQQTPKPTEEDIGAAMTNLCRCGTYNNIADAIRSAAAQG, encoded by the coding sequence TTGTGGGTGATCCGCGATACGCTCGGCATGACCGGGACGAAGTATGGCTGCGGCATCGCGCAATGCGGTGCCTGCACCGTCCTGGTGGATGGGCAGGCGACGCGATCCTGCGTGACCCAGGCGGACAGCGTGGTCGGCGCCCGCATCACGACCATCGAGGCGATCGAGCAGGATCCCGTCGGCCGCCGCGTCGTAGAGGCCTGGGTTGGGCAGCAGGTGCCGCAATGCGGCTACTGCCAGTCGGGCCAGGTGATGGCGGCGACGGCGCTGCTGCAACAGACCCCGAAGCCGACCGAGGAGGACATCGGGGCCGCGATGACCAACCTCTGCCGCTGCGGAACCTACAACAACATCGCGGACGCCATTCGCAGCGCCGCCGCGCAAGGCTGA
- a CDS encoding xanthine dehydrogenase family protein molybdopterin-binding subunit: protein MDGMPLNPSLPRRALLGALVLGVALPGGGRLARAQAAAVQPGTRVTAFLEIHPDGGFKLLSPYVEGGQGINTAMAQILGEELDLDPARFTVECAPPGPDYVLVDGLRVTGGSSSTRYSYDAMRRLGATARDMLIRAAATRLRVPAAQLRTENGMVIHAATNSLLSYGELAAAAMALPQSPDVPLRDPASFRYIGKPYPRLDVRDKSTGRAQYSIDAAVPGMKLAAVQHAPRIGTVAGALRNEAAVKSMPGVHSVHRLGDAVAVVADSWWRARKAVEALEVDWVAGQGGIPADFSSAGMLAALKADTGAGLAAETIGDADAALRGAARVIEAEYDAPYLSHAQLEPPSALARFDADGRLHLWLPNQMPDLFQGVAAQVAGIDPSKVVLHSPMLGGFFGRHFLYNNASPFPQAILLAKATGLPIKLIWSREEEFARDAVRPIGYARFRAGLDAQGKPVAFHARVIGEGPLGRYFGPAMGNPPVDSSAVEGIVGRHYAIPNRRTDYVKHPQPAVIAFWRSVGHSMNDFFHECFFDEMAAAGGQDPYALRLELLKDKPRQRALLEAVADLSGGWRRGPFAVDGAQRARGVAMASPFNSEVATIAEVSVKDGEVVVHDIWVAIDPGSIVNPAIIERQVQSAVTLGLSSALLEQVVYENGAPQARNFDAYPIMARDRMPRVHVRIVASGAPMGGIGEPGLPGVPPAVVNAVAALTGQRVRSLPLSKTRLGAS, encoded by the coding sequence ATGGATGGCATGCCGCTCAATCCGTCGCTGCCACGGCGCGCGCTGCTCGGGGCGCTGGTGCTTGGCGTCGCGCTCCCCGGCGGTGGCCGGTTGGCCCGCGCCCAGGCGGCGGCCGTGCAACCTGGCACGCGCGTCACAGCCTTCCTCGAGATCCACCCGGATGGCGGCTTCAAGTTGCTCAGCCCCTATGTCGAAGGCGGCCAGGGCATCAACACCGCGATGGCACAGATCCTCGGCGAGGAGCTCGATCTCGACCCCGCGCGCTTCACGGTCGAATGCGCGCCGCCCGGCCCGGACTACGTGCTGGTCGATGGCCTCCGCGTGACCGGCGGATCTTCCTCCACGCGCTACTCCTATGATGCGATGCGCCGGCTCGGCGCGACCGCGCGTGACATGCTCATCCGTGCGGCCGCGACGCGGCTGCGAGTTCCGGCGGCGCAGCTCCGCACTGAGAACGGCATGGTCATCCATGCCGCGACCAACAGTCTGCTGAGCTATGGCGAGCTCGCCGCCGCCGCCATGGCGCTGCCGCAGTCACCGGATGTGCCGCTGCGCGACCCGGCAAGCTTCCGCTACATCGGCAAGCCGTATCCGCGGCTCGACGTCCGCGACAAATCGACCGGGCGCGCGCAGTACAGCATCGATGCCGCGGTGCCGGGCATGAAGCTGGCAGCGGTGCAGCATGCCCCACGCATCGGCACAGTCGCCGGCGCATTGCGCAACGAGGCTGCGGTGAAGTCCATGCCCGGGGTGCATTCCGTGCACCGGCTGGGCGACGCCGTCGCCGTCGTTGCCGACAGTTGGTGGCGGGCCCGCAAGGCGGTCGAGGCGCTGGAGGTCGATTGGGTTGCTGGCCAGGGCGGCATTCCGGCGGATTTCTCCTCGGCCGGCATGCTCGCCGCCCTGAAGGCGGATACCGGCGCCGGCTTGGCCGCCGAGACGATCGGCGATGCCGATGCCGCGCTGCGCGGCGCCGCGCGGGTCATCGAGGCCGAGTACGACGCCCCCTACCTGTCACACGCGCAGCTCGAACCCCCTTCGGCGCTGGCGCGGTTCGACGCCGATGGGCGCCTGCACCTGTGGCTGCCCAACCAGATGCCGGACCTGTTCCAGGGTGTGGCCGCGCAGGTCGCCGGGATCGATCCGTCCAAGGTGGTCCTGCATTCCCCGATGCTGGGTGGCTTCTTCGGCCGCCACTTCCTCTACAACAATGCAAGCCCCTTCCCGCAGGCGATCCTCCTCGCCAAGGCTACGGGCCTGCCGATCAAACTGATCTGGAGCCGAGAGGAGGAATTCGCCCGCGACGCCGTGCGCCCCATCGGCTACGCGCGCTTCCGTGCCGGTCTTGACGCGCAGGGCAAGCCGGTCGCCTTTCACGCGCGGGTCATCGGCGAAGGGCCGCTCGGCCGCTACTTCGGCCCGGCCATGGGGAATCCGCCGGTTGATTCCTCGGCCGTGGAAGGCATCGTCGGGCGCCACTACGCCATCCCCAACCGCCGTACCGATTACGTGAAGCATCCGCAGCCGGCGGTGATCGCCTTCTGGCGGTCGGTCGGCCACTCGATGAATGACTTCTTCCACGAATGCTTCTTCGACGAGATGGCGGCTGCCGGGGGACAGGACCCCTATGCGCTGCGGCTTGAGCTTTTGAAGGACAAGCCGCGCCAGCGCGCCCTTCTCGAAGCGGTGGCGGATCTGTCGGGCGGCTGGCGCCGTGGACCCTTCGCGGTCGATGGCGCGCAGCGTGCGCGCGGCGTCGCCATGGCATCGCCCTTCAACAGCGAGGTCGCGACGATCGCCGAGGTCTCGGTCAAGGATGGCGAGGTCGTGGTGCATGACATCTGGGTCGCGATCGACCCGGGCTCCATCGTCAACCCCGCCATCATCGAGCGGCAGGTGCAGTCGGCCGTGACGCTCGGCCTCTCGTCCGCCCTGCTCGAACAGGTGGTCTACGAGAATGGCGCGCCCCAGGCCCGCAACTTCGATGCCTATCCCATCATGGCACGCGACCGCATGCCGCGCGTGCATGTGCGCATTGTTGCGAGCGGTGCGCCGATGGGCGGCATCGGGGAGCCCGGCCTGCCCGGCGTGCCGCCCGCCGTCGTCAATGCGGTCGCCGCCCTGACCGGCCAGCGCGTGCGCTCGCTTCCCCTCTCGAAGACCCGCCTCGGAGCCAGCTGA
- a CDS encoding c-type cytochrome has product MRPFPILATLTTLLAATPASAADADHGRTLFQRQCASCHQVAQPRNGVGPYLQGVVGRPAASVGGANYSPAMRQSGITWTAEDLNEFLANPAVKVRGSRMTNRVPNATDRDDLIAFLATTQAP; this is encoded by the coding sequence ATGCGACCCTTTCCCATCCTTGCCACGCTTACGACACTGCTCGCCGCGACACCCGCCTCGGCAGCGGACGCCGATCACGGCAGGACGCTGTTCCAGCGCCAATGCGCGTCCTGCCACCAGGTCGCGCAGCCACGCAACGGCGTCGGCCCTTATCTGCAAGGCGTGGTCGGGCGTCCCGCAGCAAGCGTCGGCGGTGCGAACTACTCGCCCGCGATGCGGCAATCCGGCATCACCTGGACGGCCGAGGATCTGAATGAGTTCCTCGCCAACCCCGCGGTGAAGGTGCGCGGGTCGCGGATGACGAACCGCGTGCCGAACGCGACCGACCGCGACGACCTGATCGCGTTCCTCGCGACGACGCAGGCGCCCTGA
- a CDS encoding SDR family NAD(P)-dependent oxidoreductase, with protein sequence MSHVSNAPRTALITGASGGIGSVYADRLARRGYDLVLVARQEAPLRAVADRVAAASGRNVTIVVADLGDASDLHRVEALLRDAPRIGMLVNNAGFGGVTSLAKSDVDRMEAMIAVNVTALTRLTYAAAPAFLARGGGTIVNIASIAALAPELLNGVYGATKAYVLAFTQSLQHELGNQGLRIQAVLPGATATAFWGTAGLGDSSDLPSAIVMTAENLVDAALAGLDSGEVVTIPPLQDGTEWTRYEAQRVAMAPHLGHAQPAPRYSLPRPEAA encoded by the coding sequence ATGTCACATGTTTCGAATGCACCGCGTACGGCCCTGATCACCGGGGCGTCCGGTGGCATCGGATCCGTCTATGCGGATCGCCTGGCCCGCCGCGGATACGACCTTGTCCTGGTGGCGCGGCAGGAAGCGCCGCTGCGTGCAGTGGCCGATCGCGTCGCGGCCGCCTCGGGCCGGAACGTGACCATCGTCGTCGCGGATCTCGGCGATGCCTCTGACCTTCACCGCGTCGAGGCGCTGCTGCGGGACGCGCCGCGCATCGGCATGCTGGTGAACAATGCGGGCTTTGGCGGCGTCACCTCGCTGGCCAAGAGCGACGTCGACCGGATGGAAGCGATGATCGCGGTGAACGTCACGGCACTGACGCGCCTGACCTACGCCGCGGCGCCGGCATTCCTGGCCCGCGGTGGCGGCACCATCGTCAACATCGCCTCCATCGCGGCCCTCGCGCCGGAACTCCTGAACGGGGTCTATGGGGCCACCAAGGCCTATGTCCTTGCCTTCACACAATCCCTGCAGCACGAGCTCGGCAACCAGGGGCTGCGCATCCAGGCCGTGCTGCCGGGCGCCACCGCCACCGCGTTCTGGGGCACCGCGGGGCTGGGCGATTCCAGTGATCTTCCGTCGGCCATCGTGATGACCGCCGAGAACCTCGTCGATGCCGCACTGGCGGGCCTCGACTCAGGCGAAGTCGTCACCATCCCGCCCCTGCAGGATGGGACGGAATGGACGCGCTACGAAGCGCAGCGGGTCGCGATGGCGCCGCATCTGGGTCACGCGCAGCCGGCCCCGCGATACAGCCTGCCCCGCCCGGAAGCGGCGTGA
- a CDS encoding ATP-binding protein translates to MLFGDFAFYPQSGTLTRHGVPVTLGGPARALLAALMEDPGAVVSAQYLAERAWPGQVRGEANLRVQISALRRVLGTAPDMRGAILNIPGRGYQFVLPVRPAGTVQAMSGAPDESSGRLPPMLGGLIGRDEELAGLHARLARHRLVTLVGVGGIGKTSLAVAAAHGWAADTGERPRFLDVTTIADGSLLPAAVAGAVGLGTPGFDPVEEMAAALGQAGTLLVLDNVEHLLPATAQLTRALLQRLPRLRILVTSREPLQSEGECVQLLRPLRLPPVDAPGGLAQVLRYPAAQLLVERAAARLGDFQPRESDAADLARLCHRLDGLPLAITLAASRIDMFGIAGLAADSSSLLSVQNLARRGRSDRHRTMRSTLDWSYRALLPTDQRRLRRLSVLHGPFTAATAAIMAAEQDQEPLLRGLERLERKSLISRAEDAGGVPRWRLLHITRAFAAELLAEAGEAPKLRERHARHMLREVRAALAERQRTDPAAWRAAHQALPEDLRVAVDWALGPDGDRRLALGLIAESAPAWLALGHAAEFRRRVERAIDAEGVGGTPEVARLHLSAAIAILHNTGEVLVIGEHLRRAVEVSDAHGDDATALSATVLLWMATVMEADGAAAARLAEDVERRIAPGTPDDDPVVVVHGRMVGLTRFMAGDIQESRRRLGVTLRHAPDVMLPGTLIDHTVVTRALEARLLWVEGFPEKAWEAAQVAHHSARAVDHALSLAFALCFALCPIALWNGEATAMTHVRDLIAIGQSHRMPYWRDWGRCFEGAVPLSGGLPPGLPKDIDPTPFHLEMLGTLHPTLAEPATIARVDAGQAGWCAPELLRAKAERLLIRAASEPGVLRPAERILRQALDLAEHRGMRGWALRSATSLARVLCLKGEHAAARRLLEPVMARVTEGFAMPDFRIAQALLDGCA, encoded by the coding sequence TTGCTGTTTGGCGACTTCGCCTTCTATCCCCAGTCCGGAACGCTGACCCGCCACGGTGTCCCGGTGACGCTGGGTGGTCCGGCACGCGCCCTGCTGGCGGCCCTGATGGAAGACCCCGGCGCGGTGGTCAGCGCGCAATACCTTGCGGAGCGCGCCTGGCCCGGCCAGGTCCGCGGGGAAGCCAATCTGCGCGTCCAGATCTCCGCCCTGAGGCGAGTCCTGGGTACTGCGCCGGACATGCGCGGGGCTATCCTCAACATTCCCGGCCGCGGCTACCAGTTCGTGCTGCCGGTCCGGCCGGCGGGAACGGTGCAGGCGATGTCCGGTGCACCGGATGAGTCGTCCGGGCGGCTGCCGCCGATGCTGGGCGGGCTGATCGGACGGGACGAGGAACTCGCCGGCCTGCATGCGCGGCTCGCACGTCATCGCCTGGTCACCCTGGTCGGCGTGGGTGGCATCGGCAAGACAAGCCTCGCCGTCGCCGCGGCCCATGGCTGGGCGGCGGACACCGGCGAGCGTCCGCGCTTCCTCGACGTCACCACCATTGCGGACGGATCCCTGCTGCCTGCCGCGGTGGCTGGCGCGGTGGGGCTCGGCACCCCAGGCTTCGACCCGGTGGAGGAGATGGCCGCCGCCCTGGGTCAGGCCGGGACGCTCCTGGTGCTCGACAATGTCGAACACCTGCTGCCCGCGACGGCGCAGCTGACGCGCGCCTTGCTGCAGCGCCTGCCGCGCCTGCGCATCCTCGTCACCAGTCGCGAGCCGCTGCAGTCGGAGGGCGAGTGCGTGCAGCTCCTGCGCCCCCTGCGGCTGCCGCCGGTCGACGCGCCGGGTGGCCTGGCGCAGGTCCTTCGCTACCCGGCCGCGCAACTGCTGGTCGAGCGGGCGGCGGCGCGCCTTGGCGACTTCCAGCCGCGCGAATCCGATGCGGCGGACCTTGCGCGGCTCTGCCATCGGCTCGACGGTCTGCCGCTGGCGATCACGCTCGCGGCCTCGCGGATCGACATGTTCGGCATTGCGGGACTTGCGGCCGATTCGAGCAGCCTGCTCTCTGTCCAGAACCTCGCGAGGCGTGGCCGCAGCGACCGCCACCGCACGATGCGCAGTACACTGGACTGGAGCTACCGGGCGCTGCTGCCGACGGATCAGCGACGGTTGCGGCGGCTGTCCGTGCTGCACGGCCCCTTTACCGCCGCCACCGCGGCGATCATGGCGGCAGAGCAGGACCAGGAGCCGCTCCTGCGCGGCCTCGAACGACTGGAGCGCAAGTCGCTCATCAGCCGGGCCGAGGATGCGGGCGGTGTCCCGCGCTGGCGTCTGCTGCACATCACGCGTGCCTTCGCGGCCGAGCTGCTGGCGGAAGCCGGGGAAGCGCCAAAGCTGCGCGAGCGCCATGCGCGCCACATGCTGCGGGAGGTGCGCGCGGCGCTGGCGGAGCGGCAGCGCACCGATCCTGCAGCGTGGCGCGCGGCGCACCAGGCGCTGCCGGAGGACCTGCGCGTGGCCGTCGACTGGGCGCTGGGGCCGGATGGCGATCGCCGGCTTGCGCTGGGCCTGATCGCCGAGTCCGCGCCGGCCTGGCTTGCGCTCGGGCATGCAGCCGAGTTCCGTCGGCGCGTGGAGCGGGCCATCGATGCGGAAGGGGTCGGCGGCACGCCCGAGGTCGCGCGGCTGCATCTGAGCGCGGCCATTGCCATCCTGCACAATACGGGCGAGGTCCTGGTTATCGGCGAGCATCTGCGCCGTGCGGTGGAAGTATCCGATGCGCATGGCGACGACGCGACCGCCTTGAGTGCGACGGTGCTGCTCTGGATGGCAACGGTCATGGAAGCCGATGGCGCCGCCGCCGCACGCCTGGCCGAAGACGTCGAACGCCGCATTGCCCCTGGCACGCCCGACGACGATCCGGTCGTGGTGGTGCATGGCCGGATGGTTGGCCTGACCCGCTTCATGGCCGGCGACATCCAGGAATCACGCCGCCGCCTTGGGGTGACCCTGCGTCATGCGCCCGACGTGATGCTGCCGGGCACGCTGATCGATCACACGGTCGTCACGCGCGCCCTTGAGGCACGCCTGCTGTGGGTCGAGGGCTTTCCCGAGAAGGCGTGGGAGGCCGCGCAGGTTGCCCATCATTCCGCCAGGGCCGTGGACCATGCGCTGTCGTTGGCCTTCGCGCTCTGCTTCGCCCTGTGCCCGATCGCACTATGGAATGGCGAGGCGACGGCGATGACGCATGTCCGGGACCTCATCGCGATCGGGCAGTCGCATCGCATGCCATACTGGCGCGACTGGGGTCGCTGCTTCGAAGGCGCTGTACCCCTGTCTGGAGGCCTGCCGCCGGGACTCCCGAAGGACATCGACCCGACGCCGTTCCACCTGGAGATGCTGGGCACGCTCCATCCCACCCTCGCCGAGCCCGCCACCATTGCGCGCGTGGATGCGGGCCAGGCGGGTTGGTGCGCGCCGGAATTGCTGCGCGCCAAGGCAGAGCGCCTGCTGATTCGCGCTGCAAGCGAACCCGGCGTGCTGCGCCCTGCCGAACGGATCCTGCGCCAGGCGCTCGACCTGGCGGAGCACCGTGGCATGCGGGGCTGGGCGTTGCGCAGCGCCACCAGCCTTGCCCGCGTCCTTTGTCTCAAGGGCGAGCACGCCGCGGCGCGGCGGCTGCTCGAGCCGGTGATGGCGCGCGTCACCGAAGGTTTCGCGATGCCCGACTTCCGCATCGCGCAAGCCCTGCTCGATGGATGCGCGTAG
- a CDS encoding Bug family tripartite tricarboxylate transporter substrate binding protein: MPSIAHRRRDLLATVLCCAAPGIARAAHPPIRIIVPAAPGTQIDVLGRALALQLGEILGRTAITDARPGANGVVAIEALKRLPRDGSAMLIAGGSLMTYGPALNRSLTYDPTRDFASIGLIATTPLVLVSSGRSPIDSLARLVDAARAEPGRLTYASGGHGHASHVATAMLADVMGISLTHVPYATRLPFPDLVAGTIDLLAAPVGAVLPYLRDRQLVPLGLLGAEHDPDLPGVPSFRDAGYDAPAFPGWYALFASSGTPTEKVTLLNDALRQALARPALRDWLAQVRLTPLGGPPTAVDRTRHADAEAWIPVIHRLGLGNG, encoded by the coding sequence ATGCCCTCGATCGCACATCGCCGGCGCGACCTGCTCGCCACCGTCCTGTGCTGCGCCGCGCCAGGTATCGCCCGGGCCGCCCATCCGCCTATCCGCATCATCGTCCCGGCGGCGCCCGGCACCCAGATCGATGTCCTTGGCCGGGCGCTCGCGCTGCAACTCGGGGAGATCCTCGGCCGCACGGCCATCACCGATGCGCGCCCCGGCGCCAATGGCGTCGTCGCCATCGAGGCGCTGAAGCGCCTTCCCCGAGACGGCAGCGCGATGCTGATCGCCGGAGGCTCGCTGATGACCTACGGACCCGCGCTGAATCGGTCGCTGACCTACGATCCGACGCGTGACTTCGCGAGCATCGGGCTGATCGCCACCACGCCGCTCGTCCTGGTGTCCAGTGGACGCAGTCCCATCGATTCGCTTGCCCGTCTTGTCGATGCCGCGCGCGCCGAGCCCGGGCGCCTGACCTACGCCAGCGGCGGCCATGGCCATGCCAGCCATGTGGCGACCGCCATGCTGGCCGATGTGATGGGCATCTCGCTGACCCATGTGCCCTACGCGACCCGGCTGCCCTTCCCGGACCTTGTGGCAGGAACGATCGACCTGCTCGCGGCGCCGGTCGGCGCCGTGCTGCCGTACCTGCGCGACCGGCAACTGGTGCCGCTCGGCTTGCTCGGCGCCGAACACGATCCGGATCTTCCCGGGGTGCCCTCGTTTCGCGACGCCGGCTACGATGCGCCGGCTTTTCCGGGGTGGTACGCCCTGTTCGCGTCATCGGGCACGCCGACTGAGAAGGTAACGCTTCTCAATGATGCGCTGCGCCAGGCCCTGGCTAGGCCCGCGTTGCGCGACTGGTTGGCACAGGTGCGGCTGACACCGCTGGGCGGGCCGCCCACGGCGGTCGACCGGACACGCCACGCCGATGCCGAGGCCTGGATTCCGGTGATCCACAGGCTTGGCCTCGGCAACGGATAG
- a CDS encoding ATP-binding protein: MPDTPLQFGPFVLRPGRGSLTRQGVAVPLGARAMSILHLLARSAPRTVSNADILATVWPNLHVEEANIRVHVSALRRALGQGHAIVNRPGEGYSLATPVVPASQDDDALPAPAVPLIGRESDLVRLDRMLAEHRLVTLVGAGGIGKTSLAVAAAARWIGAASAGPAFVDLAPLIDPALVADAVARALGVSMTQAAPVQALVDALRERPRLLVLDNCEHLSGSVADLAEQLLTEAREVRILATSREPLRIAGEALHRLRPLELPVAGLPDATARDTPALRLLLDRAAANDPPFEPAPEEIGDLARLCSALDGLPLAIELVAAHLGPHSAAEVLVNLGEHLARPRPLPDQRQPRHRSLQAAIDWSFELLRPAERSLLLRLGVFRAHMSLESIVAVAGAGDGVDVDASAQDGAPLPPPLARESLAELVDRSLVAVTLDGAAPTYRLLDTMRDYASRRLRETVWEDDVRRCHLQRVHQRLDRLRTAGPAEYAQAWRDSLLDDLRAALDWAFSPGGDPALGVRLTAAAGQFFMQTSMVAEFRRHAERALVALAATPDAAAEMQLLGTLGMALFHAEGPGTAILATHERALELAGQLGDLAARRRSLWGIWLYHFGQGQYAEGLSFAAAYRACTPAEDDPLHVADRCTAMSLTYLGRLAEARVYMDRVLARPAQPQERVVGQFQFEPRVATRALLARTLWLQGLADQARAAAEQSLEEALAGGHALSICFSLVIGRCFVAQMTGDAATLKDGIARLLATARLYALPRWEGHGLILAEASAFEGRRGHIDLDDAMKGGAAHREALAWLGLRLPPDDEILLPAPIWATPEMLRLAALRGPSDRAPGLLDRADALARDQGALAWRLRIALTRRRLARDAGERADAARALDAVLPCFTEGFDTPDLIDALHRP, translated from the coding sequence GTGCCTGATACCCCCCTCCAGTTCGGCCCCTTCGTGCTGCGCCCCGGCCGCGGCAGCCTCACGCGCCAGGGTGTTGCCGTCCCGCTCGGCGCACGCGCCATGTCCATCCTCCATCTGCTGGCCCGCAGCGCGCCCCGGACGGTGAGCAACGCCGACATCCTCGCCACGGTCTGGCCGAACCTCCATGTCGAGGAGGCGAACATCAGGGTGCATGTCTCTGCCCTGCGCCGCGCGCTCGGGCAGGGCCATGCCATCGTCAATCGTCCCGGCGAGGGCTATTCGCTTGCCACCCCGGTCGTGCCGGCGTCGCAGGACGATGACGCGCTGCCCGCGCCGGCGGTGCCGCTCATCGGTCGTGAGAGCGATCTCGTGCGGCTCGACAGGATGCTCGCGGAGCACCGCCTGGTGACACTGGTCGGCGCCGGCGGCATCGGCAAGACGAGCCTTGCCGTCGCGGCAGCTGCCAGGTGGATCGGAGCGGCATCTGCAGGTCCAGCCTTCGTCGATCTTGCCCCGCTGATCGATCCCGCCCTCGTGGCCGATGCGGTCGCGCGGGCGCTCGGCGTCTCCATGACGCAGGCAGCGCCCGTTCAAGCGCTGGTCGATGCGCTGCGCGAACGCCCCCGTCTCCTCGTACTGGACAATTGCGAGCATCTTTCGGGAAGCGTCGCGGATCTCGCCGAGCAACTCCTCACCGAGGCTCGCGAGGTGCGCATCCTGGCCACCAGCCGCGAGCCTCTGCGGATCGCCGGGGAAGCCCTCCACCGGCTCCGACCGCTCGAACTGCCGGTCGCCGGCCTGCCCGACGCCACGGCCCGTGACACGCCGGCCCTGCGTCTCCTGCTGGACCGGGCCGCCGCCAACGATCCGCCCTTCGAGCCGGCGCCGGAGGAAATCGGGGACCTGGCCCGCCTGTGCAGCGCGTTGGACGGGTTGCCGCTTGCCATCGAGCTCGTCGCGGCGCATCTCGGCCCGCATTCCGCGGCCGAGGTTCTCGTGAATCTCGGCGAACACTTGGCCCGGCCGCGACCCTTGCCGGACCAGCGACAGCCACGGCACCGCTCGCTCCAAGCCGCGATCGATTGGAGCTTCGAGCTCCTGCGCCCGGCAGAGCGCTCGCTCTTGCTTCGCCTTGGGGTGTTCCGCGCCCACATGTCGCTCGAAAGCATCGTCGCCGTCGCCGGCGCCGGCGACGGGGTGGATGTCGATGCGTCGGCGCAGGACGGCGCGCCGCTCCCTCCCCCTCTGGCGCGCGAGTCGCTCGCCGAGCTTGTCGACAGGTCGTTGGTCGCGGTGACGCTGGATGGCGCGGCACCCACCTACCGGCTGCTCGACACCATGCGCGATTATGCGTCGCGACGGCTGCGCGAGACGGTGTGGGAGGATGACGTCAGGCGCTGCCACCTCCAGCGTGTCCACCAGCGCCTCGATCGCCTCAGGACGGCGGGGCCTGCGGAGTACGCGCAGGCATGGCGCGACAGCCTCCTCGATGACCTGCGCGCCGCGCTCGACTGGGCCTTCTCGCCGGGCGGCGATCCGGCTCTGGGCGTGCGCCTGACGGCCGCCGCCGGGCAGTTCTTCATGCAGACATCGATGGTCGCCGAATTCCGGCGCCATGCCGAACGCGCGCTTGTCGCGCTCGCCGCCACGCCCGATGCGGCTGCCGAGATGCAGCTGCTCGGCACGCTCGGCATGGCCCTCTTTCACGCGGAGGGGCCGGGGACGGCGATCCTTGCAACCCATGAACGCGCGCTCGAACTCGCCGGGCAGTTGGGCGATCTCGCGGCGCGGCGACGCAGCCTCTGGGGCATCTGGCTGTATCACTTCGGCCAAGGCCAGTACGCGGAAGGGCTATCCTTCGCCGCGGCCTACCGCGCCTGCACGCCGGCCGAGGACGACCCGCTGCATGTGGCCGATCGATGCACCGCGATGTCGCTCACCTATCTGGGACGACTGGCCGAGGCACGCGTCTACATGGATCGCGTGCTCGCACGACCGGCGCAACCCCAGGAGAGAGTGGTCGGCCAGTTTCAGTTCGAGCCCCGCGTCGCGACGCGCGCATTGCTGGCACGGACCCTATGGCTCCAAGGCCTGGCGGATCAGGCGCGCGCCGCTGCCGAGCAAAGCCTGGAGGAGGCCCTGGCCGGCGGCCATGCGCTTTCCATCTGCTTCTCGCTCGTCATCGGGCGCTGCTTCGTGGCGCAGATGACGGGCGATGCCGCAACGCTGAAGGACGGCATCGCGCGGTTGCTCGCCACGGCACGTCTGTACGCGCTGCCGCGCTGGGAGGGGCATGGGCTGATCCTGGCGGAGGCGAGCGCATTCGAGGGGCGGCGCGGGCACATCGATCTTGACGATGCGATGAAGGGCGGCGCGGCGCACCGCGAGGCGCTCGCCTGGCTCGGGCTAAGGCTCCCGCCAGATGACGAGATCCTGCTCCCGGCGCCGATCTGGGCGACGCCCGAGATGCTCCGCCTCGCGGCCCTGCGCGGGCCGTCCGATCGCGCGCCGGGCCTGCTTGATCGCGCGGATGCCCTCGCACGCGACCAGGGCGCCTTGGCGTGGCGGCTTCGGATCGCGCTCACGCGCCGGCGCCTGGCGCGGGATGCCGGGGAACGTGCCGATGCGGCCCGCGCGCTGGACGCCGTCCTGCCGTGCTTCACGGAAGGCTTCGACACCCCAGATCTCATCGACGCCCTGCACCGCCCATAG
- a CDS encoding AraC family transcriptional regulator gives MTRALKAARDFASLYSRTAPASMMNGLRSHKPRLASPDQEIEMHAAIPPVAAAAYVPRGFNAAVELGRLQKVLEQVQARRLVHAPALMDAVLPAIVALEGILSAALPARQEQLAGLAPWQRRKVAQMVEEHLHGPLAVSDMAATARLSRSAFTRAFTASFGQPPHSYVVGRRIARAQDLMVTTNEPLAQIALACGLADQAHLSRVFRQRIGTTPRSWRRTASAADMAA, from the coding sequence ATGACGCGCGCCCTCAAGGCCGCCCGAGATTTTGCATCGCTTTACTCACGGACCGCCCCTGCATCGATGATGAATGGTCTCCGAAGCCACAAGCCCCGGCTCGCGAGCCCGGACCAGGAGATCGAGATGCACGCCGCCATACCCCCCGTCGCTGCGGCGGCGTACGTCCCGCGAGGGTTCAACGCGGCAGTGGAGCTCGGTCGGCTGCAGAAGGTCCTGGAGCAGGTCCAGGCACGCCGGCTCGTGCACGCGCCGGCCTTGATGGACGCGGTCCTCCCGGCGATCGTGGCGCTCGAGGGAATTCTGAGCGCCGCCCTGCCAGCCCGGCAGGAGCAGCTCGCCGGCCTAGCGCCCTGGCAGAGGCGCAAGGTGGCGCAGATGGTCGAGGAGCACCTGCATGGTCCGCTTGCCGTTTCGGACATGGCGGCGACGGCGCGGCTCAGCCGCAGCGCCTTCACGCGGGCCTTCACCGCCTCCTTCGGCCAGCCCCCGCATTCCTACGTCGTGGGCCGTCGCATCGCCCGCGCGCAGGACCTGATGGTCACCACCAACGAGCCCCTGGCGCAGATCGCGCTCGCCTGCGGCCTCGCCGACCAGGCGCACCTTTCGCGTGTTTTCCGGCAGCGCATCGGTACGACGCCGCGCTCGTGGCGCCGGACGGCAAGCGCGGCCGACATGGCTGCGTGA